Proteins encoded together in one Pongo pygmaeus isolate AG05252 chromosome Y, NHGRI_mPonPyg2-v2.0_pri, whole genome shotgun sequence window:
- the LOC129025890 gene encoding testis-specific chromodomain protein Y 1-like: protein MHHSIAAISHNFHYTSGDEIEDVHPYAEPGEELEAEKSGYLETQLKQSWHSNCSNPVSFLIASQEFEVESIVDKRRDKNGNTEYLIRWKGYDQQDDTWEPEQHLRNCEKCILDFNRRQTEKQKKLTWTRISRIFTNNARRRTSRSTKASYSKNSPKTQVTDRHHRSKNSKLFAASKIVRRKAASLLSDTQNMEKINSTIKTLAPESPFNDKKTVSGFQKLEKLYPIAADQQDTVVFKVTEGKLLQDSLSRPGAEQPGIENKTQIHPPMSQMSGSVTASMATGSATQKGIVVLVDPLAANGTTDMHTSVPRVKGGQRNITDDSRDQPFIKKMYFTIKLTESASTYRDIVVKREDGFTQIVLSTRSTERNALNTEVIKEIVNALNNAAVDDSKLVLFSAAGSVFCCGLDFGYFVKRLRNDRNRASLEMVDTIKNFVNTFIQFKKPIVVSVNGPAIGLGASILPLCDLVWANEKAWFQTPYMTFGQSPDGCSTITFQKMMGKASANEMLFAGRKLTAREACAKGLVSQVFLSGTFTQEVMIQIKELASYNQIVLEESKALVHSNIKLELEQANERECEVLRKIWSSAQGTESMLKYVENKTDEF, encoded by the coding sequence ATGCACCATAGCATAGCCGCTATTTCACACAATTTTCACTACACCAGTGGTGATGAAATAGAAGATGTTCATCCATATGCAGAACCTGGTgaagaactggaggcagaaaAGAGTGGCTATTTGGAGACACAACTGAAACAAAGTTGGCACAGCAACTGCTCCAATCCTGTGTCTTTCCTCATCgcttcccaggagtttgaggttgaaaGTATTGTTGACAAAAGACGAGATAAAAACGGGAATACAGAGTATTTGATTCGGTGGAAAGGTTACGACCAACAGGATGACACTTGGGAACCAGAGCAGCACCTCAGGAACTGTGAAAAATGTATACTTGATTTTAATAGACgacagactgaaaaacagaaaaagctgaCATGGACTAGAATCAGTAGAATTTTTACAAACAATGCCAGAAGAAGAACTTCTAGATCTACAAAAGCGAGCTATTCTAAGAACTCTCCTAAAACGCAAGTGACGGATAGACACCACAGATCCAAAAACAGCAAGTTATTTGCTGCCAGCAAGATCGTTAGGAGAAAGGCAGCTTCACTTCTCTCCGACACACagaatatggagaaaataaattcaactaTCAAGACCCTTGCACCTGAAAGCCCCTTTAACGACAAGAAAACTGTGAGTGGCTTTCAGAAACTTGAGAAACTGTACCCTATTGCAGCAGATCAGCAGGACACGGTGGTCTTCAAGGTGACAGAAGGGAAACTCCTCCAGGACTCTTTGTCACGTCCTGGTGCAGAACAGCCTGGAATAGAGAACAAGACTCAGATACACCCACCAATGTCGCAGATGTCTGGCTCAGTTACCGCTTCAATGGCCACAGGTTCGGCTACCCAAAAAGGTATAGTGGTATTAGTAGACCCATTAGCAGCCAATGGAACAACAGACATGCATACCTCAGTTCCAAGAGTGAAAGGTGGGCAAAGAAATATTACTGATGACAGCAGAGACCAGCCTTTTATCAAGAAGATGTACTTTACCATAAAGCTAACAGAAAGTGCCAGCACATACAGAGACATTGTAGTGAAGAGAGAGGATGGATTCACCCAGATAGTGCTATCAACTAGATCCACAGAAAGAAATGCACTGAATACagaagtaattaaagaaataGTTAATGCTCTTAATAACGCTGCTGTGGATGACAGCAAGCTCGTGCTGTTCAGTGCAGCTGGAAGTGTCTTTTGCTGCGGTCTTGATTTTGGGTACTTTGTGAAGCGCTTAAGGAACGACAGAAACAGAGCAAGCCTTGAAATGGTGGATACCATCAAGAACTTTGTGAATacttttattcaatttaaaaagcctattgTTGTATCAGTCAATGGCCCTGCCATTGGACTAGGTGCATCCATCCTGCCCCTTTGTGATCTCGTGTGGGCTAATGAAAAGGCTTGGTTCCAAACCCCTTATATGACCTTTGGACAGAGTCCAGATGGCTGTTCAActattacatttcaaaaaatgatggGTAAAGCATCtgccaatgaaatgttatttgctGGGCGAAAGCTGACAGCACGGGAGGCATGTGCCAAAGGCCTGGTCTCTCAGGTATTTTTGAGTGGAACTTTCACCCAAGAGGTTATGATTCAAATTAAGGAGCTTGCCTCATATAATCAAATTGTACTGGAAGAATCTAAGGCCCTTG